A part of Candidatus Poribacteria bacterium genomic DNA contains:
- a CDS encoding PD40 domain-containing protein yields the protein MRQITIPSVSSPGHPSFSPDGRWIVFEASAVQGAPTDIFMMDINGRNLKNLTDTPMDWERNPSWPPDGRRIAFISEMAIHILDLETGQRKRISPPNSCDFYPSWSPDGKKILFESILSGNAEIFICDADGRNRRRLTNHPSSDQQPVFTPDGKKVVFVSRREDTPSLFVLNLTGREVKRLPVGGKVVATWRPAVLPDGGVITFKGKEAWSPDGKKISFTTRILPLKGEIWFLDLESGETRKITDGVGACWSPDGRRIAFTRYKNQNDPDIFICDVDGEDAIDLTNRTTKERSPIFTPDGDRLLFLSNMFDHTRWDIAVMDLETRHIRRILVDPRISIVCWDRLAVSPDGRRIFFSGREGDAPWDLYSIDFGGKGLVNLTKTPFVNEFYPHCSPFLGEMEVGPLDNR from the coding sequence GTGAGACAAATCACAATACCTAGCGTTTCCTCTCCAGGCCATCCATCATTCTCACCAGATGGCAGATGGATCGTCTTCGAAGCATCCGCCGTACAGGGTGCCCCAACGGACATATTCATGATGGATATCAACGGAAGGAATCTGAAAAATCTGACCGATACGCCCATGGATTGGGAACGAAACCCCTCTTGGCCGCCGGATGGGAGGAGGATAGCTTTCATCTCGGAGATGGCGATCCACATCTTGGATCTGGAAACAGGACAGCGCAAAAGGATATCGCCTCCGAACTCTTGTGACTTTTATCCCTCATGGTCTCCCGATGGTAAGAAGATACTTTTTGAGTCGATTCTATCCGGAAACGCTGAGATATTCATATGCGATGCCGATGGGAGAAATAGAAGGAGGCTGACCAATCATCCCTCCTCGGATCAACAACCTGTCTTCACCCCCGATGGTAAGAAGGTGGTGTTCGTGTCCAGGAGAGAAGATACCCCCTCGCTTTTCGTTTTGAACCTAACGGGGAGGGAAGTGAAGCGGCTGCCTGTAGGAGGGAAGGTCGTTGCTACTTGGAGGCCAGCTGTGTTACCAGATGGCGGGGTGATAACCTTTAAGGGGAAGGAAGCTTGGTCTCCCGACGGAAAGAAGATCAGCTTCACAACCAGAATCCTTCCACTTAAGGGAGAGATATGGTTTTTGGATCTTGAAAGTGGTGAAACGAGAAAGATAACAGATGGGGTAGGAGCCTGCTGGTCACCTGATGGGAGAAGGATAGCTTTCACGAGGTATAAAAATCAGAATGATCCTGATATCTTCATCTGCGACGTGGATGGGGAGGATGCGATCGATCTGACTAATCGCACCACGAAAGAGAGGTCACCGATATTCACGCCTGATGGGGACAGGCTGCTTTTTCTCTCGAATATGTTTGATCATACCAGGTGGGATATAGCGGTTATGGATCTTGAGACAAGGCACATCAGGAGGATTCTCGTTGATCCGAGGATATCGATCGTGTGTTGGGACAGGTTGGCCGTTTCCCCGGATGGGCGTAGGATCTTCTTTAGCGGTAGGGAAGGAGATGCTCCGTGGGATCTCTACTCGATAGACTTCGGGGGTAAGGGTCTGGTTAATCTGACTAAGACCCCTTTCGTCAATGAGTTCTATCCCCACTGTTCCCCGTTTTTGGGTGAGATGGAGGTGGGACCGTTAGATAACCGTTAG
- a CDS encoding tetratricopeptide repeat protein, producing MLSNGFVDGWSHGMNTSDAPPFENNEPLFIGGVKPTLEGQIPWSSGSRTFKGMIDEVRISEGLRYPFQLRAVKINPERRFKDDSKTIALWHFDKILWGKRLAELDRGNAREYYSRIARSYMRIGDLDSAMKMAREVIAHSPRNPEGYRLAAEIAGRKGDYKGAIDNLKQAVRLRPESTELRRDLAEICVKAGDYRLAIEQYWRWTR from the coding sequence GTGCTTAGTAACGGGTTCGTGGATGGATGGTCACATGGGATGAACACATCTGACGCTCCTCCATTTGAAAACAACGAGCCTCTTTTCATAGGCGGAGTGAAACCTACCTTGGAAGGGCAGATACCATGGAGTTCGGGAAGCAGAACCTTTAAGGGGATGATAGATGAGGTGCGGATATCAGAGGGGCTGCGATACCCCTTTCAGTTGAGAGCCGTGAAGATTAACCCTGAAAGACGCTTCAAAGACGATTCCAAGACGATAGCGTTGTGGCATTTCGATAAGATATTGTGGGGCAAGCGTCTTGCCGAGCTCGACAGGGGGAACGCCCGCGAGTACTACTCGCGTATCGCCAGATCTTACATGAGGATCGGAGATCTCGACTCGGCGATGAAGATGGCCAGGGAGGTGATCGCACACAGCCCGAGGAATCCCGAAGGATATCGGCTGGCGGCGGAGATCGCCGGGCGGAAAGGCGATTATAAGGGGGCGATCGATAACCTCAAACAGGCCGTCCGACTCCGCCCTGAATCCACCGAGCTACGAAGGGATCTGGCGGAGATCTGTGTCAAAGCGGGCGATTACCGTCTGGCCATCGAGCAATATTGGCGCTGGACGCGGTGA